In Microbacterium terrisoli, the genomic stretch AGGCGCGGCCAGGGTGATGCCGATGAGCAGCCCCGCACCGCGCGTTCCCGTCACCAGCGGCAGACCGGCCACGGCGGCGCGCAGCTGGGCCCCTCGTTCGGTCACGTTCGCCAGCAGCCCTGCGTCCTCGATCTCGGTGAGCACCGCCGTGCCGACCGCGGTGGCCAGCGGGTTGCCGCCGAACGTCGAATTGTGAGTGCCCGGGGAGAACAGATCGTTGTGGCCGAAGGTGACCAGCGCGCCGAGCGGAAAACCGCCGGCGATGCCCTTGGCAAGGCTCATCGCGTCGGGCGTGATGCCCTCGCGCTGGAACGCGAACCACTCCCCGGTGCGACCGACGCCGGTCTGCACCTCGTCGAGGATCAGCAGCGCGCCGTGCTCGGTGGTCAGCTCCCGCGCGCGGCGCAGAAAGCCGTCCGGCAGCGGCACGACGCCCGCCTCGCCCTGGATCGGCTCCACCATCAGCGCGGCCACGGACTGCTCGTCGAACACGCGCTCCAGCGCCTGAAGCGACAGCTCGATGTGGGCGACGTCGGGCAGCAGCGGCAGGAACGGGTCCTGGTAGGCGTGCTTGGGAGTCAGCGACAACGAGCCCATCGTGCGCCCGTGGAAGGCGCCGTCCAAGCTGACGATGGTCGTGGTGCCGGTGGCGTGGGCGTGCAGCCGGGCGAGCTTGATCGCTGTCTCGTTGGCCTCCGATCCGGAGTTGGCGAAGAACACGTGCCCGCCATCGCCGGTGCCTGCCAGCCGCTTCAGTCGAGCGGCCAGCTCGAGCTGCGGCGGGGTCGCGAAGTA encodes the following:
- a CDS encoding acetylornithine transaminase yields the protein MQRTERAERVDVSWQDDVSHDLLNVGGRLALLVRGEGSHVWDADGIRYLDFLGGIAVNALGHSHPVFVEAVSRQAATLAHVSNYFATPPQLELAARLKRLAGTGDGGHVFFANSGSEANETAIKLARLHAHATGTTTIVSLDGAFHGRTMGSLSLTPKHAYQDPFLPLLPDVAHIELSLQALERVFDEQSVAALMVEPIQGEAGVVPLPDGFLRRARELTTEHGALLILDEVQTGVGRTGEWFAFQREGITPDAMSLAKGIAGGFPLGALVTFGHNDLFSPGTHNSTFGGNPLATAVGTAVLTEIEDAGLLANVTERGAQLRAAVAGLPLVTGTRGAGLLIGITLAAPVASQVRDAAQRRGLIINAPTADVIRIAPAYTIGDAEIDEFTTLFSAALAEVAASTSVPEVPHAMH